The proteins below are encoded in one region of Acidithiobacillus ferrooxidans ATCC 23270:
- the sohB gene encoding protease SohB, with translation METFFSHYLLFLADTATIVVALLVVVGGIAAIALNKRKSPASGQVQVTDLRKQLEQSGENVQQYRLDKKALKIHRKTLKKDRKDRANDPLAESCTYLLDFKGDIRASAVSALREEISAIIQAAKPGDTVLLRLESGGGMVNTYGLASAQLLRLRAAKIHLTVLVDAVAASGGYMMAVTADRIVASPFALIGSIGVVAQIPNFHRWLQDRNIDWEQFTAGKFKRTVTLFGENTETGRAKLREELEETHAQFRDFVQQYRPQLDLEQVATGEAWLGNKARQLGLVDDLATSDEIILEAVRQGKVLALHYQRQKTLPQRLGLAAQQSWDKLWQPPIS, from the coding sequence ATGGAAACCTTCTTCAGTCATTACCTGCTCTTCCTTGCCGACACCGCCACCATCGTGGTCGCCCTGCTCGTCGTCGTGGGCGGCATCGCCGCCATCGCCCTGAACAAACGCAAAAGCCCCGCGTCCGGACAGGTGCAGGTCACCGACCTGCGCAAGCAATTAGAACAATCGGGCGAAAACGTCCAGCAATACCGGCTGGACAAAAAAGCCCTGAAAATCCATCGGAAGACCCTCAAGAAAGACCGCAAAGACAGGGCCAACGACCCTCTTGCCGAAAGCTGCACCTATCTGCTCGACTTCAAGGGCGATATCCGCGCCTCTGCCGTCAGTGCCCTGCGCGAAGAAATCTCCGCCATCATCCAGGCCGCAAAACCCGGCGACACCGTCCTGCTGCGCCTGGAAAGCGGCGGCGGCATGGTCAACACCTATGGTCTCGCCTCGGCCCAGTTATTACGTCTGCGTGCCGCCAAGATTCATCTCACGGTGCTGGTCGACGCCGTCGCCGCCAGTGGCGGCTACATGATGGCGGTCACGGCTGACCGTATCGTCGCCAGCCCCTTCGCCCTCATCGGCTCCATCGGCGTCGTCGCCCAGATTCCCAACTTCCACCGCTGGCTGCAGGATCGCAACATCGACTGGGAACAGTTCACCGCCGGCAAATTCAAGCGCACCGTCACCTTGTTCGGCGAGAACACCGAAACCGGCCGCGCCAAGCTGCGCGAAGAACTGGAAGAAACCCACGCCCAATTCCGCGACTTCGTCCAGCAATACCGTCCGCAACTGGATTTGGAACAAGTCGCCACTGGCGAAGCCTGGCTGGGCAACAAGGCCCGCCAACTCGGATTGGTGGATGATCTCGCCACCAGCGACGAGATCATCCTGGAAGCGGTGCGACAGGGCAAAGTGCTCGCCCTCCATTATCAGCGCCAAAAGACACTCCCCCAACGCCTCGGTCTCGCTGCCCAGCAAAGCTGGGACAAACTCTGGCAGCCGCCCATCTCCTGA
- a CDS encoding MoaD/ThiS family protein — protein MIHVKFFASVRERVGIGEMSLPMPEGGATVADILALAEGEAGVVLQGAHLLAAVNLRHVPFSDVVRDGDEVAFFPPVTGG, from the coding sequence ATGATCCATGTGAAGTTTTTTGCCAGCGTGCGCGAGCGTGTCGGGATCGGGGAAATGTCTCTGCCGATGCCTGAAGGTGGTGCCACCGTGGCGGATATCCTGGCGCTGGCGGAGGGTGAAGCCGGCGTGGTGCTGCAGGGCGCTCATCTGCTGGCGGCGGTCAACCTACGGCACGTGCCTTTCTCCGATGTGGTTCGCGACGGCGACGAGGTGGCGTTTTTCCCACCGGTAACCGGTGGTTAG
- a CDS encoding molybdenum cofactor biosynthesis protein MoaE, with protein MLVKVQREDFDPMAEMAAFPADAIAGAGSSVTFIGTVRDYSEATDILAMEIEHYPGMTERELERISAEAAQRYDILDSLIMHRYGRLAPQDNIVMVAVWSRHRAAAFDACRFLIDVLKTSAPFWKKEITPEGVRWVTDCPGCRAGSREGHTHAPHVSHSHTQVK; from the coding sequence GTGCTCGTTAAAGTTCAGCGGGAAGACTTTGATCCGATGGCGGAGATGGCGGCCTTTCCGGCGGATGCCATCGCCGGAGCGGGCAGCTCGGTCACCTTTATCGGGACGGTGCGTGATTATAGCGAGGCGACGGATATCCTGGCCATGGAGATCGAGCACTATCCGGGGATGACGGAGCGCGAGCTGGAACGTATCAGCGCGGAGGCCGCGCAGCGCTACGATATCCTCGACAGCCTGATCATGCATCGTTACGGGCGTCTGGCGCCACAGGACAATATCGTGATGGTGGCGGTCTGGTCGCGGCACCGGGCGGCGGCCTTTGACGCCTGTCGCTTCCTGATCGATGTATTGAAAACCAGCGCGCCCTTCTGGAAAAAAGAGATCACCCCGGAGGGGGTGCGCTGGGTGACCGATTGTCCCGGCTGCCGGGCCGGGAGCCGCGAGGGGCATACCCATGCGCCCCATGTTTCCCATTCCCATACACAGGTGAAGTGA
- a CDS encoding YajQ family cyclic di-GMP-binding protein: MPSFDVVSEVDMQEVDNALHTTVKEITTRYDFKGSKASMERKEKEIILVAEDEYKLGQMIDLLSARLVKRGVDLKALEVGKVAAAAGGMERQVLSLKVGLETEVSKRMIKFLKDGKFKAQGSIQGDQLRVSGKSRDELQAAIAALRGHDFGLPVQFTNFRD, translated from the coding sequence ATGCCGAGTTTTGATGTGGTATCCGAAGTGGATATGCAGGAAGTGGATAATGCCCTGCATACAACGGTGAAGGAAATCACCACCCGTTATGATTTCAAGGGCAGCAAGGCGTCGATGGAGCGGAAGGAAAAGGAGATCATCCTCGTTGCCGAGGACGAGTATAAGCTGGGGCAGATGATCGACCTGCTCTCGGCGCGTCTGGTAAAGCGCGGGGTAGATTTGAAGGCCCTGGAGGTGGGTAAGGTGGCCGCCGCGGCGGGCGGGATGGAGCGGCAGGTGCTGAGCCTGAAAGTGGGTCTGGAAACCGAAGTGTCCAAGCGCATGATCAAATTTCTGAAAGACGGAAAGTTCAAGGCCCAGGGCAGTATCCAGGGGGATCAGTTGCGGGTGTCGGGCAAGAGCCGGGACGAGTTGCAGGCGGCCATTGCCGCGCTGCGCGGTCACGATTTTGGTTTGCCGGTGCAGTTTACGAACTTTCGGGATTGA
- a CDS encoding roadblock/LC7 domain-containing protein produces the protein MDKVEFAALVAGMTGVSAAAVISRDGIPLQVEGMSEDVADTVAALASGMCALAKRMNEEGNGVRHVHVVLADHDMVLLPTMSGAVLVVMRPGRNDESGIDVLRTAAVAL, from the coding sequence ATGGACAAGGTGGAATTTGCGGCACTGGTTGCCGGGATGACAGGGGTAAGTGCGGCGGCGGTGATCAGCCGTGACGGGATTCCTTTACAGGTGGAAGGGATGTCCGAAGACGTGGCGGATACGGTGGCGGCGCTGGCGTCTGGCATGTGCGCACTGGCTAAACGTATGAACGAGGAAGGTAATGGTGTGCGCCATGTCCATGTGGTGCTGGCTGACCACGATATGGTGTTGCTGCCGACCATGTCAGGAGCGGTACTGGTGGTGATGCGGCCGGGGCGGAACGACGAGTCGGGGATCGATGTATTGCGGACTGCCGCGGTGGCTTTATGA
- the gcvT gene encoding glycine cleavage system aminomethyltransferase GcvT, which produces MTKVSAQHTALHDWHVAHGARMVDFAGWEMPLNYGSQLAEHEAVRRAAGLFDVSHMRPLDLSGPDARVLLRYALANDVAKLDAAPGKALYSTMLQGDGGIIDDLIVYHRGGGRYRIVLNAGGAEADTAHLQALADAHGWRVILQKRPDLGILAVQGPTARALAATVLAIPALADLGVFHALEQGDFFVGRTGYTGEDGVEIVAANGLLTDLADRLLVAGVRPAGLAARDSLRLEAGLGLYGQDMTTAVSPYASNLGWTVDLRAADRNFLGRAALEAELAAGDGARLVGLAMRDGIPRHGYVVENAAGQPCGVVTSGIFSPSLQCGIALARVDAVLAPGALSAVLVRGVRRPALVIKPPFWRNGAATFSFPEEHEI; this is translated from the coding sequence ATGACGAAGGTGTCGGCACAACATACGGCACTTCACGACTGGCATGTGGCCCACGGCGCACGTATGGTGGATTTTGCCGGCTGGGAGATGCCTCTGAACTACGGCTCGCAACTGGCCGAGCATGAGGCGGTGCGGCGGGCGGCGGGACTGTTTGATGTCTCGCACATGCGGCCTCTGGATTTGAGCGGGCCAGATGCGCGGGTGCTGCTTCGGTATGCGCTGGCGAACGATGTGGCAAAGCTGGACGCTGCGCCGGGCAAGGCGCTGTACAGCACGATGTTGCAGGGCGATGGCGGGATTATCGACGATCTGATCGTCTACCATCGCGGCGGAGGCCGGTATCGGATCGTGCTGAATGCGGGGGGTGCGGAGGCGGATACGGCGCACCTGCAGGCCCTTGCGGATGCCCATGGCTGGCGCGTGATCCTGCAGAAGCGGCCAGATCTGGGGATTCTCGCCGTTCAGGGCCCGACAGCGCGGGCGCTGGCGGCGACGGTACTGGCGATTCCCGCGTTGGCGGATCTGGGCGTTTTTCACGCATTGGAACAGGGAGATTTTTTTGTCGGGCGAACCGGCTATACCGGCGAGGATGGCGTCGAAATCGTCGCCGCTAACGGGCTGTTAACGGACCTGGCAGACCGGCTGCTGGTGGCGGGTGTGCGCCCTGCGGGTCTGGCGGCGCGGGATAGTCTGCGTCTGGAGGCGGGGCTGGGTCTGTACGGTCAGGATATGACAACGGCGGTTTCGCCTTATGCCAGTAATCTGGGCTGGACCGTGGACTTGCGGGCCGCAGACCGGAATTTTCTGGGCCGGGCGGCACTGGAGGCGGAGTTGGCGGCTGGTGACGGTGCCCGGCTCGTCGGTCTGGCCATGCGCGATGGGATTCCCCGCCATGGCTATGTCGTCGAAAATGCCGCTGGACAGCCTTGCGGGGTGGTCACCAGCGGTATTTTTTCGCCCAGTTTGCAGTGCGGTATTGCCCTGGCCCGGGTGGATGCGGTGCTGGCGCCGGGAGCGCTATCTGCGGTGCTGGTGCGTGGGGTGCGGCGTCCGGCGCTGGTGATAAAACCGCCCTTCTGGCGCAACGGGGCGGCAACCTTTTCCTTTCCTGAGGAGCATGAAATATGA
- the gcvH gene encoding glycine cleavage system protein GcvH: protein MSKIPETLRYSDTHEWVEDLGGGRYRVGITDHAQELLGDLVFVEAPETGKTIRGGAVCGVLESVKAAADLYAPLDGTVVERNDGLADNPQWLNEDPYGRGWIMVVEADASAGDGLMDAAAYAKIAEV, encoded by the coding sequence ATGAGCAAAATTCCGGAGACCTTGCGTTACAGTGATACCCATGAGTGGGTGGAAGACCTGGGAGGCGGACGCTACCGGGTGGGAATTACCGATCACGCCCAGGAATTGCTGGGGGATCTGGTGTTCGTAGAGGCCCCGGAGACGGGTAAGACGATTCGCGGTGGTGCAGTCTGCGGTGTGCTGGAGTCGGTCAAGGCGGCGGCGGATTTGTATGCGCCGCTCGACGGCACGGTGGTGGAGCGTAACGACGGGTTGGCGGATAACCCGCAGTGGCTCAATGAAGACCCTTATGGCCGGGGCTGGATCATGGTGGTGGAGGCGGATGCGTCCGCTGGTGACGGGCTGATGGATGCGGCGGCCTACGCCAAGATCGCGGAGGTCTGA
- the gcvPA gene encoding aminomethyl-transferring glycine dehydrogenase subunit GcvPA gives MPYIPHDAAETAAMLAAVGVERLDQLFDEIPPVLQVQDMALPEGLSEMALQRELEGRALANAPLRCFAGGGAYAHHIPAIVWEIAGRGEFYSAYTPYQAEASQGTLQIIYEYQSFITRLTGLEVSNASLYDGASGLAEACLMALRIQGGDKSILVPENLLPGWRRVLDSVLGLQNIRLVSVPYDRATGTLILPADAGDAAALIIPQSNALGLLEPVDALTDWAHAHGLLAIAVVNPLALALLKAPGVWGTQGADMAVGEGQPLGIPLSGGGPYFGFLACRKAHVRQLPGRLVAKTVDGQGREGFCLTLQAREQHIRRGKATSNICTNQGLMVTAATIHMAALGGYGLQQTAVLCHERAVRLRELLTGVPGVSLPYGGAFFHEFVVRLPHAAVAVRDTLLGYGLLAGLPLSDWGMGEAGDLLVCTTELLEEADLLAYRGALTAVLETL, from the coding sequence ATGCCCTATATTCCCCACGATGCGGCGGAGACGGCGGCGATGTTGGCCGCCGTCGGCGTTGAGCGCCTCGACCAGCTTTTCGATGAAATTCCTCCAGTCCTGCAGGTGCAGGATATGGCCTTGCCGGAAGGGCTGTCGGAAATGGCGCTGCAGCGTGAGCTGGAGGGAAGGGCGCTGGCCAACGCGCCGCTACGCTGCTTTGCGGGGGGCGGGGCTTATGCCCATCATATCCCGGCCATCGTCTGGGAAATTGCCGGGCGCGGCGAGTTCTATTCCGCTTATACGCCGTATCAGGCGGAAGCCAGCCAAGGTACACTGCAGATCATTTATGAGTATCAGAGCTTCATCACCCGGCTGACCGGGCTGGAGGTGAGTAATGCCTCCCTCTATGATGGAGCCTCGGGGTTGGCCGAGGCCTGCCTGATGGCGTTGCGTATTCAGGGCGGCGACAAATCCATCCTGGTGCCGGAGAACCTGCTGCCGGGCTGGCGGCGGGTGTTGGACAGCGTGCTTGGTTTGCAAAACATCCGTTTGGTGAGCGTGCCTTATGACCGTGCCACGGGTACCCTGATATTGCCCGCAGATGCGGGGGATGCGGCGGCGCTGATCATTCCCCAGAGCAACGCCCTGGGTCTGCTGGAGCCGGTGGATGCGCTGACCGACTGGGCCCATGCTCATGGCCTGCTCGCCATAGCCGTGGTCAATCCGCTGGCGCTGGCGTTGCTGAAGGCACCGGGGGTTTGGGGCACACAGGGCGCGGATATGGCGGTGGGGGAGGGGCAGCCGCTGGGAATTCCCCTGAGCGGCGGCGGGCCTTACTTTGGTTTTCTCGCCTGCCGCAAGGCCCACGTGCGCCAGTTGCCCGGGCGACTGGTCGCCAAGACCGTGGACGGGCAGGGCCGTGAGGGTTTTTGTCTGACCCTGCAGGCGCGGGAGCAGCATATTCGCCGCGGCAAGGCGACGAGCAACATCTGCACCAATCAGGGCCTGATGGTGACGGCGGCGACCATTCATATGGCGGCGCTGGGCGGATACGGCTTGCAGCAGACGGCGGTGCTGTGCCATGAGCGTGCCGTGCGGTTGCGGGAACTGTTGACGGGGGTGCCGGGGGTGAGCCTGCCTTATGGCGGGGCCTTTTTCCATGAATTTGTCGTGCGCTTGCCTCATGCTGCCGTGGCGGTACGGGATACGCTGCTGGGCTATGGTTTGCTGGCGGGGCTCCCCCTCTCGGATTGGGGGATGGGCGAAGCGGGCGATCTGCTGGTATGCACCACGGAACTGTTGGAAGAGGCGGATCTGTTGGCGTATCGCGGTGCCCTGACCGCTGTGCTGGAGACTTTATGA
- the gcvPB gene encoding aminomethyl-transferring glycine dehydrogenase subunit GcvPB — MSDSIFDHDHHVPAVALPSDIPAALLRKTPLNLPNPSELEVLRHYTRLSQKNFSIDTQFYPLGSCTMKYNPRIAHTMAALPGFARLHPDTPAQGMQGLLQVLWELQEWLAATTGMAAVSLTPAAGAQGELAGVAMIRAYHAAHGDHGRRKMLIPTAAHGTNPASAQMAGFDVVEIPNLADGDLDMAFLDQHLGPDIAGIMLTNPSTLGVFERRITEIAARVHEAGGLLYYDGANLNAILGRVQPGQMGFDAMHLNLHKTFATPHGGGGPGAGAVAVQERLRPFLPLPVVAREAAGALRWLDEGDLPRSIGRLSAHGGNIGVLLRAHAYLRRLGRAGVGRVSAYAALNANYLLRELQGVGYQAAFPERRASHEFILSVSDLQKATGIRALDVAKRLLDFGIHAPTVYFPQLVPECLLIEPTETESKATLDRFVTVMAQIRREALEQPELLREAPHHLPVGRLDEALAARRLDVAGGFVTTV, encoded by the coding sequence ATGAGCGATTCCATTTTCGATCACGATCATCATGTCCCGGCGGTAGCGTTGCCCTCCGATATTCCGGCGGCGCTGCTGCGGAAGACACCCCTGAATCTGCCCAATCCGTCTGAACTGGAGGTGCTGCGCCACTATACCCGGCTGTCCCAGAAGAATTTTTCCATCGATACCCAGTTTTATCCGCTGGGTTCCTGCACCATGAAATATAATCCGCGGATTGCCCATACCATGGCCGCGCTGCCGGGCTTCGCACGCCTGCATCCGGATACGCCGGCGCAGGGTATGCAGGGACTGTTGCAGGTGCTCTGGGAGTTGCAGGAATGGCTGGCGGCGACGACGGGCATGGCCGCGGTGAGCCTGACCCCGGCGGCGGGCGCCCAGGGCGAACTGGCCGGTGTCGCCATGATCCGCGCCTATCATGCGGCGCACGGCGACCACGGGCGACGGAAGATGCTGATTCCCACGGCAGCGCACGGTACCAATCCGGCCAGCGCCCAGATGGCGGGTTTTGACGTGGTGGAAATCCCTAATCTGGCCGACGGTGACCTGGATATGGCCTTTTTGGATCAGCATCTGGGGCCAGATATCGCAGGGATCATGTTGACCAATCCCTCCACCCTCGGGGTGTTTGAGCGTCGGATTACGGAAATTGCGGCACGTGTTCACGAGGCAGGGGGGCTGCTCTACTATGATGGCGCCAATCTCAATGCCATTCTCGGTCGGGTGCAGCCGGGGCAGATGGGTTTTGACGCGATGCATCTGAACCTGCACAAGACTTTTGCCACGCCTCATGGCGGCGGCGGGCCGGGTGCGGGTGCGGTAGCGGTACAGGAACGCCTGCGTCCTTTTCTGCCCCTGCCAGTGGTCGCACGGGAAGCGGCAGGCGCGCTGCGCTGGCTGGACGAAGGGGATTTGCCCCGGAGCATTGGTCGGCTCAGCGCCCATGGCGGAAATATCGGCGTACTGCTGCGCGCCCATGCTTACCTGCGGCGCCTGGGGCGGGCGGGGGTGGGCCGGGTATCGGCTTATGCCGCGCTCAATGCCAATTATCTGCTCAGGGAGCTGCAGGGAGTGGGCTATCAGGCGGCCTTCCCGGAGCGGCGGGCCAGTCACGAGTTCATCCTGAGCGTCAGCGATCTGCAGAAGGCGACCGGTATACGGGCGCTGGATGTGGCCAAGCGCCTGCTGGATTTCGGGATTCACGCGCCGACCGTTTACTTTCCCCAACTGGTGCCGGAGTGCCTGCTGATCGAACCTACGGAGACCGAAAGCAAGGCGACCCTGGATCGTTTCGTGACGGTGATGGCGCAGATTCGCCGAGAGGCCTTGGAGCAGCCGGAGCTCTTGCGGGAAGCACCTCACCATCTCCCGGTGGGGCGTCTGGATGAAGCCTTGGCGGCGCGGCGTCTGGATGTCGCGGGAGGCTTTGTGACGACCGTCTGA
- a CDS encoding ABC transporter ATP-binding protein yields the protein MSDAGARAALRSPSFYRLLSLVRAYRGRIAVAMLFMVISGAATGGVAYMIKPVLDRIFIDRNADMLIWLPLGVIAIYAVKGSADYLQAITLARVEEDILRRLRERLFAHTLRLPLGVLIDNSHGSTLSRMSLDLTLLQQGLSVLARFFLSTFQIIALMAVVFYMSWKLALISLVTLPIAFYPLIRFGQKLRQRGERQQEQMGQIMDQFSQSLRGAEVIKSQGSEAFEAQRFGVQARRYFDLMMQIARIQKATVPIMEMIAALGIGVIIYLGGSQVVNGDMTTGAFFSFLTALGMVYEPLRQLSSANNQLQQGLSAADRLFAWLDQPAESGTRSAIPRPWGTWQCHDLQLQMSGEAILRGLQFTIPPLSTTAIVGSSGGGKTSLARVMLGLLPPSGGDITVAGQSIRELPSDDYRSYFAFVAQEPVLFTGSALSNIAYADAQPDRQRAEAAARQAHTWDFLATTGGLDTLIKGNGGNLSGGQRQRLAIARALYLDRPVLVLDEATSNLDSESEEHIAETLSALHGRKTIIIIAHRPRTTRLADQIIRLERGRIVADDQGHGAA from the coding sequence GTGAGTGACGCTGGCGCCCGCGCCGCGCTCCGTTCTCCCAGCTTTTACCGCCTGCTCAGTCTGGTTCGCGCGTACCGGGGACGCATCGCCGTCGCCATGCTGTTCATGGTGATTTCGGGCGCGGCCACCGGCGGAGTGGCCTACATGATCAAGCCGGTCCTCGACCGGATATTCATCGACCGCAACGCCGACATGCTTATCTGGCTGCCCCTGGGTGTCATCGCGATCTACGCGGTCAAAGGGAGCGCCGACTACCTGCAGGCCATCACCCTCGCCCGGGTGGAAGAAGACATTTTGCGCCGCCTGCGCGAACGTCTGTTCGCCCACACCCTGCGTCTGCCCCTCGGCGTCCTGATCGATAACAGTCACGGCAGCACCCTGTCCCGGATGAGCCTGGACCTGACCTTGTTGCAGCAGGGGCTGTCGGTGCTGGCGCGCTTCTTTCTATCCACCTTCCAGATCATCGCGCTGATGGCGGTGGTATTTTACATGAGCTGGAAGCTGGCGCTCATCAGCTTGGTCACCCTGCCCATCGCGTTTTATCCCCTGATTCGTTTCGGGCAGAAATTGCGCCAGCGCGGCGAGCGCCAGCAGGAGCAGATGGGCCAGATCATGGATCAGTTCTCCCAGAGCCTGCGCGGCGCCGAGGTCATCAAAAGTCAGGGCAGTGAAGCCTTCGAGGCACAACGGTTCGGTGTTCAGGCGCGGCGCTATTTCGACCTGATGATGCAGATCGCCCGTATCCAGAAGGCGACCGTCCCTATCATGGAAATGATCGCCGCGCTGGGCATCGGGGTCATCATCTATCTGGGCGGCAGTCAGGTGGTGAATGGCGACATGACGACCGGGGCCTTTTTCAGCTTCCTGACAGCGCTCGGGATGGTCTACGAGCCGCTGCGCCAGCTTTCCTCGGCCAACAATCAACTGCAGCAGGGACTCTCGGCCGCAGACCGCCTTTTCGCCTGGCTGGATCAGCCCGCAGAATCCGGTACCCGTTCCGCCATCCCGCGCCCCTGGGGCACCTGGCAGTGCCACGACCTCCAACTGCAGATGAGTGGTGAAGCGATTTTGCGCGGACTCCAGTTCACCATACCACCGTTGAGCACGACCGCCATCGTCGGTTCCAGCGGCGGTGGAAAAACCAGTCTGGCGCGGGTGATGCTTGGCCTTCTGCCGCCCAGTGGGGGAGACATCACCGTGGCGGGGCAATCCATTCGCGAACTTCCTTCCGACGATTACCGCAGCTATTTCGCCTTTGTCGCCCAGGAGCCTGTACTTTTCACCGGCAGCGCTCTTAGCAATATCGCCTACGCCGACGCGCAACCGGACCGCCAACGCGCCGAGGCTGCCGCGCGGCAGGCCCACACCTGGGATTTTCTGGCCACGACCGGCGGGCTGGACACGCTGATCAAGGGTAATGGCGGCAATCTTTCCGGGGGACAGCGCCAGCGGCTCGCCATCGCCCGCGCGCTCTATCTGGATCGCCCCGTACTGGTCCTCGACGAGGCCACCAGCAACCTCGACAGCGAAAGTGAAGAACACATCGCGGAGACCCTCAGCGCTCTCCACGGCCGCAAAACCATCATCATCATCGCACACCGTCCGCGCACCACCCGCCTCGCCGATCAGATCATCCGCCTCGAACGCGGCCGGATCGTGGCGGATGACCAGGGGCACGGGGCCGCATAG
- the fdxA gene encoding ferredoxin FdxA: MTYVVTESCIKCKYTDCVDVCPVDCFREGPNFLVIDPDECIDCTLCEPECPAGAIFRDDDMPDGQKEFEEINARLAKIWPAIIQKKAAPEDADAWLHVKDKRGLLEE; this comes from the coding sequence ATGACTTATGTGGTGACTGAATCTTGTATCAAGTGCAAATATACTGACTGTGTAGACGTCTGCCCGGTGGACTGCTTCCGCGAAGGGCCGAATTTCCTGGTCATCGACCCCGATGAGTGCATCGATTGCACCCTCTGCGAACCGGAATGTCCTGCGGGCGCCATTTTCCGCGATGACGACATGCCGGATGGTCAGAAAGAATTTGAAGAAATCAACGCCCGTCTTGCCAAGATCTGGCCGGCCATCATCCAGAAGAAAGCCGCACCGGAAGATGCCGATGCCTGGCTGCACGTCAAGGATAAGCGGGGACTGCTCGAAGAGTGA
- a CDS encoding peroxiredoxin, which produces MAVLVGKAAPDFVAPAVMPDNSINEKFQFSQHIKGKYAVLFFYPLDFTFVCPSEILAFNHRLNEFKSRNTEVIACSVDSHFTHLAWKNTPEEKGGIGHIQLPMVADLSKSIARNYDVLLNDEVALRGSFLIDREGIVRHEVVNDLPLGRNIDEMIRMVDALQFSEEHGEVCPAQWQKGKAGMKPTSEGVADFLAHHGKEL; this is translated from the coding sequence ATGGCCGTATTAGTAGGAAAAGCTGCCCCCGATTTTGTAGCCCCCGCAGTCATGCCAGATAACAGCATCAACGAAAAGTTTCAGTTTTCTCAGCATATTAAGGGAAAGTATGCGGTTCTGTTCTTTTATCCCCTCGATTTTACCTTTGTCTGCCCCTCGGAAATTCTGGCGTTCAATCATCGCCTGAACGAGTTCAAGTCCCGCAATACCGAGGTCATCGCTTGCAGCGTGGACTCCCATTTCACCCATCTGGCCTGGAAGAACACGCCGGAAGAGAAGGGCGGTATCGGCCATATCCAGTTGCCCATGGTCGCCGACCTCTCCAAGAGCATCGCCCGCAATTACGATGTCCTGCTCAACGATGAGGTTGCCCTGCGCGGTTCCTTTTTGATCGACCGTGAAGGCATCGTGCGTCACGAGGTGGTCAATGACCTGCCCCTGGGCCGCAACATCGACGAAATGATCCGGATGGTGGACGCACTGCAATTCTCGGAAGAACACGGCGAAGTTTGTCCTGCCCAGTGGCAGAAGGGTAAAGCAGGCATGAAGCCGACCAGCGAAGGTGTCGCCGACTTCCTGGCGCATCACGGCAAAGAGCTCTGA
- a CDS encoding PHP domain-containing protein, with amino-acid sequence MAQQYPVSPVDLHMHSMASDGTMTPADLVQRVHGAGVRVMALTDHDNTAGLDEAAVQAETLDIRLIPGVEISSEWETQGIHIVGLFVDPKNSVLQEGLSRIMAFRDWRAMEIDRLLANAGIPGAEAGARAMAGSRMVGRSHFGRWLVREGCCADANEAFGKYLGRGCKAYVPSNWIPMTEVVGWIHTAGGYAVLAHPGRYKLSGTRLRALLSAFRDAGGVGLEVCTGSQAAGDREHLGRLAQQLGMAGSVGSDFHGPDAGHAAIGHLLPLPDGVEPVWERAGIHLY; translated from the coding sequence ATGGCGCAGCAATATCCTGTTTCTCCGGTCGATTTGCATATGCACTCCATGGCCTCCGATGGCACCATGACGCCTGCTGACTTGGTGCAGCGGGTGCATGGGGCGGGAGTGCGTGTCATGGCACTGACGGACCATGACAACACGGCGGGGTTGGATGAGGCCGCGGTACAGGCTGAGACACTGGATATCCGGCTCATCCCCGGCGTGGAAATCTCCAGCGAATGGGAAACCCAGGGCATCCATATCGTGGGCCTTTTCGTTGATCCGAAAAACAGCGTCTTACAGGAAGGACTGAGCCGGATCATGGCGTTCCGCGACTGGCGCGCCATGGAGATCGACCGCTTGCTGGCAAATGCCGGTATTCCCGGCGCAGAAGCCGGAGCGCGGGCGATGGCGGGCAGCCGGATGGTGGGGCGCAGCCACTTCGGGCGCTGGCTGGTGCGCGAGGGGTGCTGTGCAGACGCGAACGAGGCCTTTGGCAAATATTTGGGGCGTGGTTGCAAGGCCTATGTACCCAGCAACTGGATTCCCATGACCGAGGTGGTCGGCTGGATCCATACAGCGGGCGGATATGCCGTTCTCGCCCACCCCGGTCGCTATAAGCTCAGTGGAACCAGATTGCGCGCTCTGCTCAGCGCATTTCGGGACGCGGGTGGCGTCGGTCTCGAGGTCTGTACCGGCAGTCAGGCAGCCGGTGATCGCGAGCATCTGGGGCGCCTGGCACAGCAGTTGGGCATGGCCGGTTCTGTGGGTTCCGACTTTCATGGTCCGGACGCCGGTCACGCGGCCATCGGCCATCTGCTACCCTTGCCCGACGGTGTGGAGCCAGTCTGGGAGCGCGCCGGTATTCACCTTTACTAA